GATGTTTTCTTTCTCTTGGTGATGCCGAACATATATCCACCTACTAATAAAATAGTCAGAGCGGCAGATAACAGATAGGCAGGGTTGAAGCCGATATGTTCGGAGAAGGAGAGGAGCAAACTATAAAATAGACAGAGTGCCAATCCCACTAACAAATACTGTAAAGCATGAATACGGGTTTTATTCATAATTTCAGTGAAGAAGATAACTCCGAATGTCAACAGGATAATCAGGATTGCATACTTTGCGGAACGCATGGATTGCTGATACTGCTCTACCGGAATCTTGAAGTTAACACCGAAACTGGAATTATCTATATTTTTAATATTAGAATTGGTATAGTCAATCATTACTTGTGAATAATTCCGGTTCAAGTTTAGGACTTGCCATTGTGCCGAAAATTCTTTTTCGGTAATATCCCGGTTATTGGGTAAATAGCTTCCTGTAAAGCTTGGTGTGTTCCAATTGGCTTTCAAGTCGACGCGGGTTGTTTTACCCAGTGGGATGAAGTTAATGGATTGCGAGCCTTTCAGTTTGATTTTTACTTCGTAAGGCAGTTTCTTGTTGTTCTTCAGTTCTGATAAATCAGCAATGGCGTGTACGCCCGTATTATCAATCCCTCTGTTATCCATTCCCGGCTCAAATACATAGACAGAATCTCCGAGGGTGATACTAATCTGTTCGCTGATACCACGCATGTCGGTCAGATTTAAACAGATAGCGGCTCTGTCGAATTGCAGTTGCTCCATGTCTATTCTACTCTTTATCAGTTCTTCCGAGCTGAAAGAACCTTTTAGAATCAGTTCCGATTGATACACATTGACTTCATAGAGACTTCTTTTCAGGATTTCGGTCTTTAGTTGCCCGTTAATCAAAAGCTCGTCGGGAAAAAGTATCAGGTCTTTGATTGACACTTTCTTTTCTCCGTTGTCCTCTGTAACCACCGGGTATTGGATATTCAGATAAGGGCCGTTGACGGTCTGTGCGAGACTCCATTTCTCGCTTACCTCATTGATTGCTTCTTCCTGCGTGCGTCCCCGTTCGGAAATAAGATTTTCAATCATGAATATAGGAATTATCAGAAGAAGGATTAATCCTCCGATGATGACCACTTTGATTGTTTTGGAGAAACGGTGAAGGCATCCCATAGGTTGCTGTGCTTGTTGCTCGTTTGAATTTTCATTGAAACCGTCCATAAGCTGATAGTGTTTAGATGAATGAATTATTTTGATTTTAGAAATTGCTCCAGAGCTTCAATATGAGATTTGAAAGCTTCCCTGCCTTGCGAAGTCGCTTGAAAGGCAGTTCGCGGCTTTCGTCCGACAAAACTTTTGTTGCATGCGATATATCCCAGTTCTTCCAGGGCACGGGTATGACTGGCAAGGTTACCGTCGGTCAATGCGAGCTGCTCTTTCAGAAAATTGAAATCAGCTTCCTCATTAACCATCAGAACAGCCATGATACCCAGTCGTACCTTGCTTTCGAATGCTTTATTAATATATTGGAATGATTCTATCATTTATGATTTCTTTCTTTCGTAATGTAAATAGAACAATATGCCATAGAGGATATGGAAACCACCGAAACCTATCGTCCAGAACAGAAGTGAATGACCCGCCCAGAAACAGTCGACAGTGCCCAGGCAAATGAAAGCATATCCCAGCCATGCCACGCTAGAATAGGTAAACTTGGATACATTGACCAAAGCCAGTCCGTAGAATAGAAGCATGACGGATGCCAGAATATCATAATACTCGTGCATCAGGATAGAAATACATACAATACCGCCTGCCAGCATCGGAAGCGAAAAATTCCATAATGCCCGATAGGTGAGCCGGCTGAAAAACTTCTGTCCTGTCTTTTTGGATTTACAGTAGGACAGGATACCGGCAGTAACGGCTGCGGCTGCCAGTACCGACAAGGCTATTATAGCCATTAATTCCAAAGTGACGATTAAATGCGTCTCCGGCGTGATAACCAGTGTCGCGATGTATGCGCCAGCCAATGCGTAAATGCCTGCCAGGATTGCGGCAAGCCCACTAACAGAGATAAACTTTGAGGACTTTTCCATCAATTCTTTTATCTCATTTACCGATTCTAATGCTTTATCTTTATTCATATAAAAAGTACTTTGTAGTGCAAAGTAAAATAAAACATTTAAGATGAACAAGATTTTATCTGATTATTTCAATAAATTAGGTTTAAAAAAGAAGTTGCATAGATATATCTCTCTATCCGGCTGCATTGGAATAGGCATAAATCAAAAAAAATTGCTATCCCGTTCAACTTGTCATTGAATGAGGGATAGCAACTCGTATTATAATTCTAACAATATATTCTTTTTATCAGAATACGGAATAAGAGGCGATTTACAAAGTTACTCCTGTCTTGAAGATGGCAATTTCGCGATAACCTTTCTTTTCGTTATTAACGAACTCGCCGCTTGCCACTTTGATAACGTAATTAATGAAGCGCTCGCAAGTCTTCTCCATCGGTTCGTTTTCTACGATGACGCCTGCATTGAAGTCAATCCATCCCGGTTTGTTCTTAGCCAAAGTCGAGTTAGTGGAAATTTTCATTGTCGGGACAAAAGTGCCGAATGGCGTTCCACGTCCAGTTGTGAAAAGTACCATATGGCATCCGCTTGCCGCAAGGGTGGTGGCTGCCACCAGGTCGTTGCCTGGAGCAGAAAGTAGGTTAAGTCCCTTCTTCTGCAAACGTTCGCCGTAAGGCATCACGCCGGATACATAACTCTTTCCGCATTTCTGCGTACATCCCAACGCTTTTTCTTCCAATGTAGAGATACCACCGGCTTTGTTTCCCGGAGACGGGTTTTCACCGACAGGTTCTCCGTGTGACAGGAAATATTCTTTGAAATCATTAATCAGATGTACAGTCTGCTCGAACAAATCTTTGTTTTCGCAACGGTTCATCAAGATAGTCTCTGCGCCGAACATTTCCGGTACTTCGGTCAGTACGCTTGTACCCCCTTGTGCAATCAGGAAATCGGAGAACATACCCAGCAACGGGTTTGCCGTAATACCGGAGAAACCGTCGGAACCACCGCATTTCAAACCTACACGGAGTTCGGACAAAGGAACATCGGTACGTTCGTCTTTGGATGCTTTCGCATACAAATCGCGCAGGATTTTCATTCCTTCCTCGTATTCGTCACCCACTTTCTGAGTTACCATGAACTTCACGCGCTCTTCATCAAACTCGCCTAAAAATTCGCGGAATACGTCCGGTTGGTTATTTTCGCATCCCAAACCTACTACCAATACTGCGCCTGCATTGGGATGAAGTACCATGTCGCGAAGAATCTTCTTCGTATTTTCATGGTCGTCGCCAAGTTGTGAACAGCCGTAGTTGTGCGGGAAAGCGACGATGGCATCCACACCTTTACCTTCAGTCTCGCGACGCAATCCTTCAGCCAATTGGCCGATGATACCGTTCACGCAACCTACGGTCGGGATAATCCATATTTCGTTTCTTACGCCTACGTCACCGTTTTTGCGACGATACCCTTTGAAAGTAAGGTCTTTGCGGGCAATATCCAAAGAAACCTGAATAGGGTTGTAGGTATATTCCAGTAATCCGGCGAGGTTGGTCTTGATATTTGTTTCATTCATCCAGTCGCCCTGCTGTTTAGCTATTCGGGCATGTCCGATAGGGTAACCGTACTTGATTACATTCTCGCCTTCTGCAAAATTCTTCAATGCGAATTTGTGTCCGGCGGGAATGTCTTCGTTCAATGTAATCTCAATGCCATCTACAGAAAGATGCTCTCCTGCCGGGAGGTTGACAATGGCAACGGCTACGTTGTCGGCAGGATTAATTCTTAAATACTTTGTTTCCATGTAATGTACTTGTAAAGTTGTATTTCGTTGTTATTTGCTATGGTAATAGTCTATTGTTTCTACTGTCAACAAGTCGATAGGCATATAGTTGATGCAAGTCACGTCTTTTTTGAAGATGAGGTGGTCGCAAAGAGCTTTTATACCGTTGGCGCCTTGTAGTTCCGGTTGCTGGGCGATGAGGAAGGAGACATTTCCTTCTTTCAAGCAGGTGACATTCCGTTCCAGAAGGTCATAGCCTATCAGATTGAAATCTTTCTTTCCGCGGCTTTGCAGGTATTCGCCGACGATGTAGACTTTGGAGTTGAAGGTGATTCCGTTCTTCACTGTCGGGTGGGCACGGAAGAATTCATCCAGCATCTTGTTGTCTTCGTCGTTGCGTTCAGCATGCAAGTCGAGCTCCAGTATATTACAAGACGGATGATGCTCTTCCATGTACTGCCTAAAACCGATTTCTCTGTTCTCCTGCTGGTTAGAACCTACAATTCCTTCATGTATTTTGCGGAAAATAACGATTTCTTTTTCGTCCCGTGCCAGTAGCATCATCATCCGTGCGGCAAAGTATCCGCTTTGACGTGGGTTTTGGCCGAAGAAGGCGAGGGGAGGAACGTCCTTGATATTTGAGTCTATATATATATAAGGTATATCCAATGCTTGCAGCCGGTCTGTGAACCCCTTTGTATATTGGGGGGCGGTGGGAGCCACCATCACCCCGTCCGGCTGAAGAGTCAGAATCGCTTCGCTTTCGTCAACAAATGAATGATAATCGTATGGGTCGTAATAGCTGATTTTCACCGAAGTGTTGAAGTCCGAATAGGTAGCGATAGCCTCATGGATGCCCAGTTCTACCGCTGTCCAGTATTCACCTTCCAAATGCTCTGGCAAAAGACATATAAATGTATATTTTTTGTTGGATGCCAAGGCGCTGGCGTACATGTTAGGTTGGTAGTCAAGCTGCTTCAAGATTTCTTCTACGCGTTTTTTGCTTGCTTCCGATACTCCGCTACGTCCGTGAATGACACGGTCTACTGTTCCCACCGATACATCCGCCAGGCGGGCGATGTCTTTGATTCTAATCCTTTCGGGCAATTTATTCATACGATAACCTTATTTATATAGGTATATGTGCTCGCACACAATAATAATCTTAATATTTTCGATACAAATATATAACAATTTTTGTAATTACGAAAATTGTTGTATCTTTGTGCCCGTACACGAAAGGTATGTGATGTTAACCTTTTTGTGACTTAATAAACATATTGTCAGTGTGTTAACTTTGGAAATGAGCGTAAAATGATAAATTGAAAGTTCATAATATTAATAACTTAGAATTTAAAACATAAAATTATGGGAAAGAAAGTCGTTACATTAGGCGAAATCATGCTTAGATTATCAACTCCGGGTAATACTCGTTTTGTTCAATCTGACTCTTTTGATGTGGTATATGGTGGTGGAGAGGCAAACGTTGCAGTGAGCTGTGCCAACTACGGACATGATGCCTATTTCGTAACTAAATTACCGAAACACGAAATCGGACAATCTGCTGTTAACGCATTGCGTAAGTATGGTGTAAAGACAGACTTTATTGCTCGTGGTGGCGACCGTGTAGGTATTTACTATCTTGAAACTGGTGCTTCTATGCGTCCTAGCAAGGTTATCTATGACCGCGCTCATTCTGCTATTGCTGAAGCTGACGCTGCTGACTTCGACTTTGATGCTATCATGGAAGGTGCTGACTGGTTCCACTGGTCTGGTATCACTCCGGCTATTTCTGACAAGGCTGCCGAACTGACTCGTTTGGCTTGTGAAGCAGCAAAACGTCACGGTGTAACTGTTTCTGTTGACTTGAACTTCCGTAAGAAACTGTGGACAAAAGAAAAAGCACAGTCTATCATGAAACCGTTGATGCAGTTTGTTGACGTATGTATCGGTAATGAAGAAGACGCAGAACTTTGCCTGGGCTTCAAACCGGATGCAGACGTTGAGGCTGGCCACACTGATGCTGAAGGCTACAAAGGTATTTTCCAGCAGATGATGAAAGAATTCGGATTCAAATATGTGGTTTCTACATTGCGCGAATCTTTCTCTGCTACTCACAACGGCTGGAAAGCCATGATTTACAATGGCGAAGAATTCTATACTTCAAAACGTTATGATATCGACCCGATTATTGACCGCGTAGGTGGCGGTGACTCATTCTCCGGTGGTATCATCCACGGTTTGATGACTAAACCTAACCAGGGCGAAGCTCTTGAATTTGCTGTGGCTGCATCTGCTTTGAAACACACTATCAATGGTGACTTCAACCTTGTTTCTGTAGAAGAAGTTGAAGCATTGGCTGGTGGTGACGCAAGCGGTCGCGTGCAGAGATAAGCTGAGAGTTGAAAATAGAGAGTTGAGAGTTTGAAAAACCAACTCATTTACCAATTCGTTTAAAATAATAAATAATAAAATGGCAAAATTCGATAAAATAGCCGTATTGAATAAAATCGGCTCTACAGGAATGGTTCCTGTATTCTATCATAAAGATGTAGAAGTTGCAAAAAAAGTAGTAAAGGCTTGTTATGACGGTGGTGTTCGTGCTTTTGAATTTACCAACCGTGGTGATTTCGCGCAGGAAGTATTTGCTGAAATCGTGAAATTCGCAGCAAAGGAATGTCCTGAAATGGCAATCGGTATCGGTTCTATCGTTGACCCGGCTACTGCTGCTATGTACTTGCAACTGGGTGCTAACTTCGTAGTAGGTCCGTTGTTTAATCCTGAAATTGCTAAGGTATGTAACCGTCGTTCGGTAGCTTATACTCCGGGATGTGGTTCTGTATCAGAAGTTGGTTTCGCTCAGGAAGTAGGTTGCGACCTTTGCAAAGTATTCCCAGGTGATGTTTATGGAACAAACTTCGTAAAAGGCTTGATGGCTCCGATGCCATGGTCTAAGCTGATGGTGACAGGCGGGGTAGAACCTACTAAAGAGAACCTGACCGGATGGATCAAAGCTGGTGTATTTTGCGTAGGTATGGGTTCTAAATTGTTCCCGAAAGATAAAGTGGCAGCAGAAGACTGGGCTTATGTAACTGCAAAATGTGAAGAAGCTCTCGGTTATATCGCTGAAGCTCGTAAATAAGACTAGAGGGCGAAAGCCATCTATATAAGAAGGGGGCTGATGCGACAGCCTCTTTAAAATATGCCTCGAAGGGTTAGTTAGTTTAGTTAGTAAATGAGGCATATTTTCATTTTGTTTAAAGGTGTTTAAAGGGGATAAGCCATCGGAATGAGTGACTCATTTCGGTGGCTTGTTTTTTTATGTTAATGGCTGTAAGTCATCCACCATGCTACGTTGGAATTTGAAAATGAGGAAGCCACTTGTAAGATGGAATGTTGTGAGGATTAAATAAAATCCGTACCTTCGCGCCCTTAAACTAACTAACCTTTATTTTTTATGTTTACTGACTTATTGCATTCCTCTTATTTTTCCCTTTTCCTGATTGTCGCGTTGGGATTTATGCTGGGAAGAATTAAAATTAAGGGGTTATCTCTCGATGTGTCTGCGGTAATCTTTATCGCACTTCTTTTCGGGCACTTTGGCGTCATCATTCCCAAAGAACTGGGAAATTTCGGTTTGGTACTTTTTATTTTTACCATCGGTATTCAAGCAGGTCCCGGATTCTTCGATTCATTCCGCAGCAAGGGAAAGACGTTGATTCTCATTACCATGCTTATCATCTGTTCTGCCTGCCTCACGGCAGTAGGGCTGAAGTATGCGTTCGACATTGACACCCCTAGTGTGGTAGGTCTGATTGCCGGAGCACTGACTAGTACGCCGGGTCTAGCAGTCGCTATTGACAGCACACATTCACCTTTGGCTTCCATCGCTTATGGTATCGCATATCCGTTTGGAGTTATCGGTGTGATTTTGTTTGTCAAACTGTTGCCTAAAATCATGCGGGTGGACTTGGATAAAGAGGCTCGCCGCTTGGAGATAGAACGCCGTGGACAGTTTCCGGAACTGACTACCTGTGTCTATCGTATCACTAATGGAAATGTATTCAACCGCAGCTTGATGCAGATTAATGCACGCGGTATGACAGGAGCTGTAATTTCCCGCCTGAAGCACAAAGATGAAATATCTATTCCTACCGCTTCTACCGTGCTGAATGAAGGAGATTATATCCAGGCAGTAGGTAGCGAAGAATCATTGAACCAACTCGCAGTATTGGTAGGTGAACGCGAAGAGGGCGAGCTTCCTTTGGATAAAACACAGGAAATAGAATCCTTGTTGCTGACCAAAAAGGATATGATAAACAAGCAACTGGGAGACTTGAATTTACAGAAAAACTTCGGTTGTACAGTGACCCGTGTCCGTCGAAGCGGTATCGACTTGTCTCCATCGCCAGATTTGGCATTGAAATTCGGTGATAAATTGATGGTTGTGGGAGAGAAGGAAGGACTTAAAGGCGTAGCCCGTCTATTGGGCAATAATGCGAAGAAACTTTCCGACACTGACTTCTTCCCGATTGCGATGGGTATTGTATTGGGAGTGTTGTTCGGCAAAATAAATATCTCTTTCTCCGAAAGCCTGTCATTTTCGCCGGGATTGACCGGGGGAGTCCTGATGGTAGCTCTCATATTGAGTGCTGTCGGTAAGACGGGACCTGTCATCTGGTCTATGTCGGGACCGGCCAATCAATTACTGCGCCAATTAGGTCTGCTTCTTTTTCTTGCCGAAGTAGGAACTTCCGCCGGAAAGAACCTTGTAGCCACTTTCCAGGAAAGCGGATTACTAATGTTTGGGGTAGGAGCTGCCATAACGCTGGTTCCGATGCTTGTTGCAACCATTGTAGGACGCCTAGTATTTAAAATCAGTCTGCTCGATTTACTGGGAACCATTACCGGTGGTATGACTAGTACGCCCGGTCTGGCTGCCGCTGATTCGATGGTGGACAGTAATATCCCCAGTGTGGCATATGCAACCGTTTACCCGATTGCTATGGTATTCCTGATTTTGTTTATACAAGTGATAGCGTCAGCTGTGTATTAACAGTATTCTGGCTGAAAATTGATTGCTAAAAAAATAGTTTGTATCTTTGCCGTCCCAAAGCAAAAATGAGGTGAAACGATTGCTCTTGAATATAACACGCTATTTCTTGCCGATACTCTTTGTTTCGTATTTGGTAAGTCTTACATTCTTTGGCCACGTACATGTGGTCAATGGCGTGACAATCGTCCATTCGCACCCGTTTAAGAAAGGGGCGGCACACCAACATTCAACAGTCGAGCTGATACATATTTATTTCCTGTCTCATCTGACGACGGACGGTACGGCTGTTGTATTTGCTCTTTCTCTTTTTATACCTTTTTTATTGTGCTTGTTGCATTGTCGTCCGCAACATGCATATATTCATGCTCCTTATTATGGAGTGATTGCACTCCGTGCTCCGCCCGTAATTCGTTTTTCCGTTGTTTAATTGATGATATTCCGCCTTGTTTGGAGTGGAGTATTATCTGCTTTTTCACGTGAATACTTAATTAAGAACGAATTACAAACGAAAAATGAAGAAATACATCTTTTCGCTTGTCTTCTTGTGCTGTGCGTTGTTGCCTGCCTTTGGAGGACAAGCCCATGAACATCCCAATCATCCCGAATTGCGTAAGTCGGATGCCAATATTATCGGTCATATCCTTGATAAAAATACGAAAGAGCATCTGCCGTATATCACAGTGGCATTGAAAGGTACTACCATCGGAACCGTAACGGATGCCACCGGACATTACTTCTTGAAGAATCTTCCCGAAGGAAATTTTGTGCTCGAAGTGAGTTCTGTCGGCTATAAAACCGTAAGGCGTAACGTGACGTTAAAAAAAGGACGCACCTTGGAAGAAGACTTTGAGATAGAAGAAGACGCAGTTGCCTTGGATGGCGTTGTAGTATCTGCCAATCGTAATGAAACCACTCGTCGCCTGGCTCCGACACTGGTCAATGTGGTAGATTTGAAAATCTTTGAGAATACCAACTCCACGACTTTGGCACAGGGACTGAACTTCCAACCCGGGGTGCGTGTAGAATCCAACTGTCAGAACTGCGGCTTCCAGCAAGTACGTATCAATGGGCTGGATGGTCCTTATACACAAATCCTACTGGATTCGCGTCCCATCTTCAGTGCCCTTTCCGGTGTATATGGCATCGAGCAGATTCCCGCCAGCATGATAGAGCGCGTGGAAGTGATGCGTGGCGGCGGCTCGGCATTGTTCGGCTCGTCTGCTATTGCAGGTACCATCAATATCATTACTAAAGAGCCAATTCGTAACTCAGGTATGTTGTCTCATACGATAACGGGAATCGGTGACGGAGATGCTTTTGACAATAGTACCGCTCTGAATGCGTCATTGGTGACAGACGACCAACGTGCCGGTTTGTATATCTTCGGACAGAACCGCCACCGTTCCGCATATGACCACGACGGAGACGGATACTCCGAAATCCCTAAGATACATGGGCAAACAGTAGGCTTCCGTTCCTATCTGAAAACAAGTATGTATTCCAAACTGACGTTCGAATATCACCACATGGAAGAATTCCGCAGGGGAGGGGATTTGCTGAATCGTCCGCCCCACGAAGCGAATGTAGCCGAACAGACGGAGCACTCTATCAATGGTGGTGGCGTGAAATTCGATTATTTCTCACCCGACGAGAAACACCGTTTCAACGTATTCGCATCCGCACAGCATATCAACCGTGACAGCTATTATGGCGGCGGACAAGACCCGAATGCTTACGGAAACACTACCGACCTGAACTGGATGGCAGGCTCACAGTATGTCTATAGCTTCGGCAAATGTATCTTCATGCCTTCCGACTTTACTGCCGGAATAGAATTCAACCAGGACAAACTGGAAGATAATATGTGGGGATATAACCGTACAGTAGACCAAAAAGTAAATATAGGAAGCGTTTTTCTGCAGAATGAATGGAAGAATGAACACTGGGGATTCCTGATTGGCAGTCGTTTTGATAAACACAACCTGATAGACCATCTGATTTTCAGCCCGCGTGCCAACTTGCGTTATAACCCGACAGAGAATATCAACCTTCGTCTGAGCTACTCTTCCGGCTTCCGTGCCCCACAGGCTTTCGACGAAGATTTGCATGTTGAGAATGTAGGTGGTAATGTGGCGATGGTTA
This portion of the Bacteroides acidifaciens genome encodes:
- the creD gene encoding cell envelope integrity protein CreD, translated to MDGFNENSNEQQAQQPMGCLHRFSKTIKVVIIGGLILLLIIPIFMIENLISERGRTQEEAINEVSEKWSLAQTVNGPYLNIQYPVVTEDNGEKKVSIKDLILFPDELLINGQLKTEILKRSLYEVNVYQSELILKGSFSSEELIKSRIDMEQLQFDRAAICLNLTDMRGISEQISITLGDSVYVFEPGMDNRGIDNTGVHAIADLSELKNNKKLPYEVKIKLKGSQSINFIPLGKTTRVDLKANWNTPSFTGSYLPNNRDITEKEFSAQWQVLNLNRNYSQVMIDYTNSNIKNIDNSSFGVNFKIPVEQYQQSMRSAKYAILIILLTFGVIFFTEIMNKTRIHALQYLLVGLALCLFYSLLLSFSEHIGFNPAYLLSAALTILLVGGYMFGITKRKKTSLIMSGLLGVLYLYIFVLIQLETFALLAGSLGLFIILAMVMYFSKKIDWFNE
- a CDS encoding winged helix-turn-helix domain-containing protein; protein product: MIESFQYINKAFESKVRLGIMAVLMVNEEADFNFLKEQLALTDGNLASHTRALEELGYIACNKSFVGRKPRTAFQATSQGREAFKSHIEALEQFLKSK
- a CDS encoding UxaA family hydrolase, producing METKYLRINPADNVAVAIVNLPAGEHLSVDGIEITLNEDIPAGHKFALKNFAEGENVIKYGYPIGHARIAKQQGDWMNETNIKTNLAGLLEYTYNPIQVSLDIARKDLTFKGYRRKNGDVGVRNEIWIIPTVGCVNGIIGQLAEGLRRETEGKGVDAIVAFPHNYGCSQLGDDHENTKKILRDMVLHPNAGAVLVVGLGCENNQPDVFREFLGEFDEERVKFMVTQKVGDEYEEGMKILRDLYAKASKDERTDVPLSELRVGLKCGGSDGFSGITANPLLGMFSDFLIAQGGTSVLTEVPEMFGAETILMNRCENKDLFEQTVHLINDFKEYFLSHGEPVGENPSPGNKAGGISTLEEKALGCTQKCGKSYVSGVMPYGERLQKKGLNLLSAPGNDLVAATTLAASGCHMVLFTTGRGTPFGTFVPTMKISTNSTLAKNKPGWIDFNAGVIVENEPMEKTCERFINYVIKVASGEFVNNEKKGYREIAIFKTGVTL
- a CDS encoding LacI family DNA-binding transcriptional regulator — protein: MNKLPERIRIKDIARLADVSVGTVDRVIHGRSGVSEASKKRVEEILKQLDYQPNMYASALASNKKYTFICLLPEHLEGEYWTAVELGIHEAIATYSDFNTSVKISYYDPYDYHSFVDESEAILTLQPDGVMVAPTAPQYTKGFTDRLQALDIPYIYIDSNIKDVPPLAFFGQNPRQSGYFAARMMMLLARDEKEIVIFRKIHEGIVGSNQQENREIGFRQYMEEHHPSCNILELDLHAERNDEDNKMLDEFFRAHPTVKNGITFNSKVYIVGEYLQSRGKKDFNLIGYDLLERNVTCLKEGNVSFLIAQQPELQGANGIKALCDHLIFKKDVTCINYMPIDLLTVETIDYYHSK
- a CDS encoding sugar kinase, with the translated sequence MGKKVVTLGEIMLRLSTPGNTRFVQSDSFDVVYGGGEANVAVSCANYGHDAYFVTKLPKHEIGQSAVNALRKYGVKTDFIARGGDRVGIYYLETGASMRPSKVIYDRAHSAIAEADAADFDFDAIMEGADWFHWSGITPAISDKAAELTRLACEAAKRHGVTVSVDLNFRKKLWTKEKAQSIMKPLMQFVDVCIGNEEDAELCLGFKPDADVEAGHTDAEGYKGIFQQMMKEFGFKYVVSTLRESFSATHNGWKAMIYNGEEFYTSKRYDIDPIIDRVGGGDSFSGGIIHGLMTKPNQGEALEFAVAASALKHTINGDFNLVSVEEVEALAGGDASGRVQR
- a CDS encoding bifunctional 4-hydroxy-2-oxoglutarate aldolase/2-dehydro-3-deoxy-phosphogluconate aldolase — translated: MAKFDKIAVLNKIGSTGMVPVFYHKDVEVAKKVVKACYDGGVRAFEFTNRGDFAQEVFAEIVKFAAKECPEMAIGIGSIVDPATAAMYLQLGANFVVGPLFNPEIAKVCNRRSVAYTPGCGSVSEVGFAQEVGCDLCKVFPGDVYGTNFVKGLMAPMPWSKLMVTGGVEPTKENLTGWIKAGVFCVGMGSKLFPKDKVAAEDWAYVTAKCEEALGYIAEARK
- a CDS encoding aspartate:alanine exchanger family transporter; this translates as MFTDLLHSSYFSLFLIVALGFMLGRIKIKGLSLDVSAVIFIALLFGHFGVIIPKELGNFGLVLFIFTIGIQAGPGFFDSFRSKGKTLILITMLIICSACLTAVGLKYAFDIDTPSVVGLIAGALTSTPGLAVAIDSTHSPLASIAYGIAYPFGVIGVILFVKLLPKIMRVDLDKEARRLEIERRGQFPELTTCVYRITNGNVFNRSLMQINARGMTGAVISRLKHKDEISIPTASTVLNEGDYIQAVGSEESLNQLAVLVGEREEGELPLDKTQEIESLLLTKKDMINKQLGDLNLQKNFGCTVTRVRRSGIDLSPSPDLALKFGDKLMVVGEKEGLKGVARLLGNNAKKLSDTDFFPIAMGIVLGVLFGKINISFSESLSFSPGLTGGVLMVALILSAVGKTGPVIWSMSGPANQLLRQLGLLLFLAEVGTSAGKNLVATFQESGLLMFGVGAAITLVPMLVATIVGRLVFKISLLDLLGTITGGMTSTPGLAAADSMVDSNIPSVAYATVYPIAMVFLILFIQVIASAVY
- a CDS encoding TonB-dependent receptor, whose protein sequence is MKKYIFSLVFLCCALLPAFGGQAHEHPNHPELRKSDANIIGHILDKNTKEHLPYITVALKGTTIGTVTDATGHYFLKNLPEGNFVLEVSSVGYKTVRRNVTLKKGRTLEEDFEIEEDAVALDGVVVSANRNETTRRLAPTLVNVVDLKIFENTNSTTLAQGLNFQPGVRVESNCQNCGFQQVRINGLDGPYTQILLDSRPIFSALSGVYGIEQIPASMIERVEVMRGGGSALFGSSAIAGTINIITKEPIRNSGMLSHTITGIGDGDAFDNSTALNASLVTDDQRAGLYIFGQNRHRSAYDHDGDGYSEIPKIHGQTVGFRSYLKTSMYSKLTFEYHHMEEFRRGGDLLNRPPHEANVAEQTEHSINGGGVKFDYFSPDEKHRFNVFASAQHINRDSYYGGGQDPNAYGNTTDLNWMAGSQYVYSFGKCIFMPSDFTAGIEFNQDKLEDNMWGYNRTVDQKVNIGSVFLQNEWKNEHWGFLIGSRFDKHNLIDHLIFSPRANLRYNPTENINLRLSYSSGFRAPQAFDEDLHVENVGGNVAMVKLADDLKEERSQSLSASADIYHRFGAFQVNFLIEGFYTKLSDVFALTDGEVVDGILTRTRHNAPGARVMGLTLEGKMAYLNTFQIQAGVTLQQSHYSEPHTWNEDAPAVKKMMRTPNTYGYFTATYTPIKPLSIALSGTYTGSMLVPHEPVPGFLENPITVNTKDFFDIGLKAAYDFKLYKSVNLQVNAGIQNIFNAYQNDFDKGPDRDSGYIYGPSLPRSFFAGVKISY